In Arachis hypogaea cultivar Tifrunner chromosome 17, arahy.Tifrunner.gnm2.J5K5, whole genome shotgun sequence, a single window of DNA contains:
- the LOC112763413 gene encoding uncharacterized protein, which yields MTSTTQADIAGRLIKWSIELSEFDIRYQSRGAIKSQFLADFIVELTIPSEEDHTKQWTLYIDGSSNKEGCGAGIRLEAEDGTVLEHSLHLSFKTNNNQSEYEALVAGLQLCLELQIYTIKVYCDSLLVVQQVNDQFQVRDPLLSKYLLLVKNLISQFKEFEIQHIPREQNQRADILSKLDSTQSEISTLHQFTINSPSIDLTKVLSVTQESDWRIDFINYLQTSHIPETVENVKRFRRQATFFTLLNGALYRRGYTRPLLKCLSRSEAEIALSEAHEGICETHTGARSLSSKILRAGFFWPSLKQDSENKVRACINCQKHAPTIHIPAEDMHHSNVTWPFHQWGLDILGPFPTAPGQTNGLAEAANKVILHALKKKLDDAKGLWADLIPEVLWGYNTTPQSSTKETPFRLVYGSKAMIPLEISQSSIRTQLVDHNESRRTELDIIEEVRDIATLRQRAAQQTIARHYNKSVRSRTFNKGDLVVRKTELARRPPSHGKLAANWEGPYRVTQVLGNGAYKLETLTGTVLPNTWNVASLKKFYS from the exons TAAAATCACAGTTCTTAGCCGACTTTATTGTAGAACTTACGATACCATCGGAGGAGGACCACACAAAACAATGGACTCTATACATAGATGGCTCATCCAACAAAGAAGGATGTGGCGCTGGAATACGACTCGAAGCCGAAGATGGTACTGTACTCGAGCACTCCTTACACCTATCTTTTAAGACCAACAACAACCAATCCGAGTATGAAGCCCTGGTCGCAGGACTTCAGCTTTGTTTAGAACTTCAAATATACACAATCAAAGTATATTGTGACTCCTTGTTGGTTGTTCAACAGGTAAACGACCAGTTTCAAGTAAGAGACCCCCTTCTATccaaatatttattattagtcaaaaatttgatttcacaaTTTAAAGAATTTGAAATACAACACATTCCAAGAGAACAAAACCAAAGAGCTGATATTTTATCTAAGCTCGACAGTACTCAATCCGAGATATCTACATTGCATCAATTTACTATAAACTCTCCTAGCATTGACCTAACAAAAGTGCTAAGTGTTACTCAAGAAAGTGATTGGCGAATAGATTTCATAAACTATCTACAAACATCGCACATTCCAGAGACTGTCGAGAATGTCAAAAGGTTCCGAAGACAAGCCACCTTCTTTACATTACTTAACGGAGCCTTATACAGACGAGGATATACTCGTCCTTTACTCAAATGTCTCAGCAGATCCGAAGCAGAAATAGCACTGTCAGAAGCACATGAGGGGATCTGCGAAACACATACAGGAGCTCGGAGCCTTTCATCCAAAATCCTCCGCGCTGGTTTCTTCTGGCCATCACTGAAGCAAGACAGTGAAAACAAGGTCAGGGCCTGTATAAATTGCCAGAAGCACGCCCCTACCATCCACATTCCAGCTGAGGATATGCATCATAGCAACGTCACATGGCCTTTCCACCAATGGGGACTAGACATCCTCGGCCCGTTCCCTACGGCGCCGGGCCAG ACGAACGGACTAGCAGAAGCGGCAAACAAAGTGATCTTGCACGCACTTAAGAAGAAGTTGGATGACGCAAAAGGGCTATGGGCCGACCTCATACCTGAAGTCCTATGGGGTTACAACACAACACCCCAATCATCAACAAAAGAGACACCATTCCGACTTGTCTATGGCTCTAAAGCAATGATACCACTAGAAATCTCCCAAAGCTCAATTAGGACACAGCTCGTCGACCACAATGAATCCCGGCGCACCGAATTAGATATCATTGAAGAAGTCCGAGATATAGCAACACTGAGGCAACGCGCCGCACAGCAAACAATAGCTCGGCACTACAATAAATCGGTAAGAAGTCGAACATTCAACAAGGGAGATTTGGTCGTTCGAAAGACAGAACTCGCCCGACGACCACCATCCCATGGCAAGCTCGCCGCAAACTGGGAGGGCCCATATCGAGTCACACAAGTCCTCGGCAATGGAGCATATAAACTCGAAACTCTAACCGGTACAGTCCTACCCAACACTTGGAATGTAGCCTCCTTAAAGAAATTCTATAGTTAA